The Bombus huntii isolate Logan2020A chromosome 1, iyBomHunt1.1, whole genome shotgun sequence genome contains a region encoding:
- the LOC126867162 gene encoding tyrosine-protein kinase Src42A isoform X1 yields MHSKTFRNKTFEHFFSRFFSPTDTEKEKPDRIGNPNIEAVASQASPVPTPPPDPIRPMPQIPDADVPTAKIFVALYDYDARTDEDLSFRKGEHLEILNDTQGDWWLARSKRTRQEGYIPSNYVAKLKSIEAEPWYFRKIKRIEAEKKLLLPENDHGAFLIRDSESRHNDYSLSVRDGDTVKHYRIRQLDEGGFFIARRTTFRNLQDLVEHYSKDADGLCVNLCKPCVQVEKPVTEGLSHRTRDQWEIDRSSLKFVRKLGQGQFGEVWEGSWNNTTAVAIKTLKPGTMDPKDFLAEAQIMKKLRHAKLIQLYAVCTLEEPIYIITELMRNGSLLEYLQGKGKTLNLQRLIDMAAQIAAGMAYLESQNYIHRDLAARNVLVAELNVVKIADFGLARLIKEDEYEARIGARFPIKWTAPEAANYSKFSIKSDVWSFGILLTELVTYGRIPYPGMTNAEVLHQVEHGYRMPCPPGCPTALYDIMLECWNKDPMKRPTFETLQWKLEDFFTMEGSEYKEASAY; encoded by the exons ATGCATTCTAAAACATTTCGTAATAAAACATTTGAACATTTCTTCAGTAGATTTTTCAg TCCAACAGatacagaaaaagaaaagccTGATAGAATAGGCAACCCTAATATAGAGGCAGTTGCATCTCAAGCTAGTCCAGTGCCAACACCACCTCCAGATCCTATTAGGCCTATGCCACAAATCCCAGATGCGGACGTGCCAACTGCAAAAATTTTTGTTGCACTTTATGATTATGATGCACGTACAGATGAAGATTTAAGCTTCAGAAAAGGTGAACATTTAGAAATCTTAAATGATACTCAAGGAGATTGGTGGTTAGCTAGAAGTAAAAGAACTCGACAAGAAGGATATATTCCCAGCAATTATGTTGCAAAGTTAAAATCTATAGAAGCAGAACC ATGGTACTtcagaaaaattaaacgaattgAGGCAGAGAAGAAGTTATTGCTTCCTGAAAATGATCATGGTGCATTCTTAATTAGAGATTCTGAAAGTCGACACAATGATTATTCTCTTTCGG TACGCGATGGTGATACAGTTAAACACTACCGCATTAGACAACTGGATGAAGGTGGTTTCTTCATTGCTAGAAGAACTACATTCAGGAACCTTCAAGATCTTGTCGAACATTATAGTAAAGATGCTGATGGGCTGTGTGTAAATCTCTGCAAGCCCTGTGTACAG GTTGAGAAACCTGTAACTGAGGGTCTTAGTCATCGTACAAGAGATCAATGGGAGATTGACCGTTCATCTCTCAAATTTGTGAGAAAATTAGGCCAGGGTCAATTTGGAGAAGTGTGGGAAGGATCTTGGAATAATACAACTGCAGTAGCAATAAAGACACTAAAACCAGGAACTATGGATCCTAAAGATTTCCTAGCAGAAGCACAAATTATGAAGAAACTTCGTCATGCAAAGTTAATTCAATTATATGCTGTTTGTACTTTGGAGGAACCTATTTACATCATCACAGAATTAATGAGGAATGGTAGTTTGTTAGAATATTTGCAAG GGAAAGgaaaaacattaaatttacaaCGATTAATTGATATGGctgcacaaattgcagcagGTATGGCGTATCTTGAGTCACAAAATTATATCCATCGAGATTTAGCTGCTCGAAATGTATTAGTAGCAGAATTAAATGTTGTGAAGATTGCAGACTTTGGTTTAGCTAGACTTATTAAAGAAGATGAGTATGAAGCCCGAATAGGTGCACGCTTCCCCATTAAATGGACTGCACCTGAGGCTGCAAATTATAGCAAATTCAGTATTAAATCTGATGTGTGGTCATTTGGTATTCTTCTGACTGAATTGGTTACTTATGGTAGAATACCATATCCTG gtATGACAAATGCTGAAGTTCTTCATCAAGTAGAACATGGATACAGAATGCCATGTCCACCTGGTTGTCCAACTGCATTGTATGATATCATGTTAGAGTGTTGGAACAAAGATCCAATGAAGAGGCCAACTTTCGAAACATTACAATGGAAACTGGAAGATTTCTTCACCATGGAAGGTTCTGAGTATAAGGAAGCATCtgcatattaa
- the LOC126867162 gene encoding tyrosine-protein kinase Src42A isoform X3, with the protein MGNCFSSPTDTEKEKPDRIGNPNIEAVASQASPVPTPPPDPIRPMPQIPDADVPTAKIFVALYDYDARTDEDLSFRKGEHLEILNDTQGDWWLARSKRTRQEGYIPSNYVAKLKSIEAEPWYFRKIKRIEAEKKLLLPENDHGAFLIRDSESRHNDYSLSVRDGDTVKHYRIRQLDEGGFFIARRTTFRNLQDLVEHYSKDADGLCVNLCKPCVQVEKPVTEGLSHRTRDQWEIDRSSLKFVRKLGQGQFGEVWEGSWNNTTAVAIKTLKPGTMDPKDFLAEAQIMKKLRHAKLIQLYAVCTLEEPIYIITELMRNGSLLEYLQGKGKTLNLQRLIDMAAQIAAGMAYLESQNYIHRDLAARNVLVAELNVVKIADFGLARLIKEDEYEARIGARFPIKWTAPEAANYSKFSIKSDVWSFGILLTELVTYGRIPYPGMTNAEVLHQVEHGYRMPCPPGCPTALYDIMLECWNKDPMKRPTFETLQWKLEDFFTMEGSEYKEASAY; encoded by the exons ATGGGTAATTGTTTCAGCAGTCCAACAGatacagaaaaagaaaagccTGATAGAATAGGCAACCCTAATATAGAGGCAGTTGCATCTCAAGCTAGTCCAGTGCCAACACCACCTCCAGATCCTATTAGGCCTATGCCACAAATCCCAGATGCGGACGTGCCAACTGCAAAAATTTTTGTTGCACTTTATGATTATGATGCACGTACAGATGAAGATTTAAGCTTCAGAAAAGGTGAACATTTAGAAATCTTAAATGATACTCAAGGAGATTGGTGGTTAGCTAGAAGTAAAAGAACTCGACAAGAAGGATATATTCCCAGCAATTATGTTGCAAAGTTAAAATCTATAGAAGCAGAACC ATGGTACTtcagaaaaattaaacgaattgAGGCAGAGAAGAAGTTATTGCTTCCTGAAAATGATCATGGTGCATTCTTAATTAGAGATTCTGAAAGTCGACACAATGATTATTCTCTTTCGG TACGCGATGGTGATACAGTTAAACACTACCGCATTAGACAACTGGATGAAGGTGGTTTCTTCATTGCTAGAAGAACTACATTCAGGAACCTTCAAGATCTTGTCGAACATTATAGTAAAGATGCTGATGGGCTGTGTGTAAATCTCTGCAAGCCCTGTGTACAG GTTGAGAAACCTGTAACTGAGGGTCTTAGTCATCGTACAAGAGATCAATGGGAGATTGACCGTTCATCTCTCAAATTTGTGAGAAAATTAGGCCAGGGTCAATTTGGAGAAGTGTGGGAAGGATCTTGGAATAATACAACTGCAGTAGCAATAAAGACACTAAAACCAGGAACTATGGATCCTAAAGATTTCCTAGCAGAAGCACAAATTATGAAGAAACTTCGTCATGCAAAGTTAATTCAATTATATGCTGTTTGTACTTTGGAGGAACCTATTTACATCATCACAGAATTAATGAGGAATGGTAGTTTGTTAGAATATTTGCAAG GGAAAGgaaaaacattaaatttacaaCGATTAATTGATATGGctgcacaaattgcagcagGTATGGCGTATCTTGAGTCACAAAATTATATCCATCGAGATTTAGCTGCTCGAAATGTATTAGTAGCAGAATTAAATGTTGTGAAGATTGCAGACTTTGGTTTAGCTAGACTTATTAAAGAAGATGAGTATGAAGCCCGAATAGGTGCACGCTTCCCCATTAAATGGACTGCACCTGAGGCTGCAAATTATAGCAAATTCAGTATTAAATCTGATGTGTGGTCATTTGGTATTCTTCTGACTGAATTGGTTACTTATGGTAGAATACCATATCCTG gtATGACAAATGCTGAAGTTCTTCATCAAGTAGAACATGGATACAGAATGCCATGTCCACCTGGTTGTCCAACTGCATTGTATGATATCATGTTAGAGTGTTGGAACAAAGATCCAATGAAGAGGCCAACTTTCGAAACATTACAATGGAAACTGGAAGATTTCTTCACCATGGAAGGTTCTGAGTATAAGGAAGCATCtgcatattaa
- the LOC126867162 gene encoding tyrosine-protein kinase Src42A isoform X2 — protein sequence MHSKTFRNKTFEHFFSRFFSPTDTEKEKPDRIGNPNIEAVASQASPVPTPPPDPIRPMPQIPDADVPTAKIFVALYDYDARTDEDLSFRKGEHLEILNDTQGDWWLARSKRTRQEGYIPSNYVAKLKSIEAEPWYFRKIKRIEAEKKLLLPENDHGAFLIRDSESRHNDYSLSVRDGDTVKHYRIRQLDEGGFFIARRTTFRNLQDLVEHYSKDADGLCVNLCKPCVQKPVTEGLSHRTRDQWEIDRSSLKFVRKLGQGQFGEVWEGSWNNTTAVAIKTLKPGTMDPKDFLAEAQIMKKLRHAKLIQLYAVCTLEEPIYIITELMRNGSLLEYLQGKGKTLNLQRLIDMAAQIAAGMAYLESQNYIHRDLAARNVLVAELNVVKIADFGLARLIKEDEYEARIGARFPIKWTAPEAANYSKFSIKSDVWSFGILLTELVTYGRIPYPGMTNAEVLHQVEHGYRMPCPPGCPTALYDIMLECWNKDPMKRPTFETLQWKLEDFFTMEGSEYKEASAY from the exons ATGCATTCTAAAACATTTCGTAATAAAACATTTGAACATTTCTTCAGTAGATTTTTCAg TCCAACAGatacagaaaaagaaaagccTGATAGAATAGGCAACCCTAATATAGAGGCAGTTGCATCTCAAGCTAGTCCAGTGCCAACACCACCTCCAGATCCTATTAGGCCTATGCCACAAATCCCAGATGCGGACGTGCCAACTGCAAAAATTTTTGTTGCACTTTATGATTATGATGCACGTACAGATGAAGATTTAAGCTTCAGAAAAGGTGAACATTTAGAAATCTTAAATGATACTCAAGGAGATTGGTGGTTAGCTAGAAGTAAAAGAACTCGACAAGAAGGATATATTCCCAGCAATTATGTTGCAAAGTTAAAATCTATAGAAGCAGAACC ATGGTACTtcagaaaaattaaacgaattgAGGCAGAGAAGAAGTTATTGCTTCCTGAAAATGATCATGGTGCATTCTTAATTAGAGATTCTGAAAGTCGACACAATGATTATTCTCTTTCGG TACGCGATGGTGATACAGTTAAACACTACCGCATTAGACAACTGGATGAAGGTGGTTTCTTCATTGCTAGAAGAACTACATTCAGGAACCTTCAAGATCTTGTCGAACATTATAGTAAAGATGCTGATGGGCTGTGTGTAAATCTCTGCAAGCCCTGTGTACAG AAACCTGTAACTGAGGGTCTTAGTCATCGTACAAGAGATCAATGGGAGATTGACCGTTCATCTCTCAAATTTGTGAGAAAATTAGGCCAGGGTCAATTTGGAGAAGTGTGGGAAGGATCTTGGAATAATACAACTGCAGTAGCAATAAAGACACTAAAACCAGGAACTATGGATCCTAAAGATTTCCTAGCAGAAGCACAAATTATGAAGAAACTTCGTCATGCAAAGTTAATTCAATTATATGCTGTTTGTACTTTGGAGGAACCTATTTACATCATCACAGAATTAATGAGGAATGGTAGTTTGTTAGAATATTTGCAAG GGAAAGgaaaaacattaaatttacaaCGATTAATTGATATGGctgcacaaattgcagcagGTATGGCGTATCTTGAGTCACAAAATTATATCCATCGAGATTTAGCTGCTCGAAATGTATTAGTAGCAGAATTAAATGTTGTGAAGATTGCAGACTTTGGTTTAGCTAGACTTATTAAAGAAGATGAGTATGAAGCCCGAATAGGTGCACGCTTCCCCATTAAATGGACTGCACCTGAGGCTGCAAATTATAGCAAATTCAGTATTAAATCTGATGTGTGGTCATTTGGTATTCTTCTGACTGAATTGGTTACTTATGGTAGAATACCATATCCTG gtATGACAAATGCTGAAGTTCTTCATCAAGTAGAACATGGATACAGAATGCCATGTCCACCTGGTTGTCCAACTGCATTGTATGATATCATGTTAGAGTGTTGGAACAAAGATCCAATGAAGAGGCCAACTTTCGAAACATTACAATGGAAACTGGAAGATTTCTTCACCATGGAAGGTTCTGAGTATAAGGAAGCATCtgcatattaa